DNA from Raphanus sativus cultivar WK10039 unplaced genomic scaffold, ASM80110v3 Scaffold0633, whole genome shotgun sequence:
GGGTGAAAATCCCAGAACTTGATCTGGAGCTAGCTGGTGGTACACTTGGTGGAATGGTAACAACAGTAGAAGGCCTAGTTACCCAGATCAGAGAAAGTAAGTATTGACCTTTTAACATCTAAACATTATCCCTTGgtcagaaaaacaaaattatacttGTAGTCTAAACTTCATCGTGGTTTGAgtattgtatataatatatggaGAACCGCGGCACATAAGCCATCATGGTCAAAGTACCTATGTTCTTCCTTACAaagctttcattttttttttggttcttgggAGAGTTACAATCCCAGTGATATTTCTTATTGCCAATGATGGATTGAAGTTCTTTGTACTGACCTAAGTGTGATATGGGTTTTCTCCAAGGCCTAGCGAGAGTCCACGGATTCACTTTTGGTGATAGTATGGACGAGAGTAAGAAGAACAAGTGGAGAGAATTTGGATCCAGGCTAACAAAGGTTGCACCtcttattgatatatatttttttttgtttagtattaGCCTTACTCTTGTTCTTGATAGTGCAAGAAAGCAAATGAATAATAAGATATATCATTTGTGTTTTGAAGCTGTTTACTTTGTTTTCTTACCTAACCTGTTCTTGCAGCTCCTAAGCTTAGAAGAGCCATGGACTTTGATTCTTGATGATGAGTTGGCGAATTCCTTTATTTCACCTGTAACAGATGATATCAAAGATGATCACCAGCTCACATGTAATTCCTCTGTTTCTTTGTCTTAAAATAGACCAAGAAAGATATTTGAGGTTGATTTAGTATCTGTCTAAATCCATTCCCTGACACAAGTTACTGTTATATTTGTACTGCAGATGAGGAGTACGAAAGATCATGGGAACAAAATGAGGAGCTGGGTCTCAATGACATAGATACTTCTTCAGCTGATGCTGCTTATGAGTCCAGAGACAACTAAGTTACCTTAAACATGAAATGTTGTCTCTATGATACGTGTTAGTTGTCATAATCTGAAAATATCAAAGTCGTAAATCTTTATGACTTATCCACACAAATCAAACCAagtcttccttttcttttctttggtcAAAACAAATTAACCAAGTCATGTTGTGTAATGTTTTGAGCTTCCTTTTCTTGTTGTGAATCGTGTATCTCGTTCCTTTTGCATTGTAGTGCAGTTTCGTATGTGCACAACAACACAAACATAGTTTAATAGTTTCGTTTACTAGTTCTTGTTTCTAATTCCCTTACAGTAAAATGCAGAAATATCTAGATGATCTAACTTGAAATAATAAACCATGGAACagaatattatcaaataaattataaaaaattatgttagtatgattattttttaaatacattgttagtaaaatatattcaaataacaaataataaaatattttgaaaataggTTGCACCAGATTTTTAATTGACAAATTTTACTACAaatattaagatatttttagttGTGCACAATATTAAGATATTAGATACTTGATAATAGGATTGCAACTGATTTTTGATATTACAAATctcattataaaattttagttaataaatataaataatatagaacATAAATCTGTGGAATAGATTGCaacaaattttttattgaaaatatcactttaaattaagaaaataaacatataaaacatattacaaataaatattctaaatttataatatatcgataaaatttacaaaacagtAACTTATGAAtgtctatctatactattatttacaaagtgatttttcgcaacaaAGCtatcacgttaaaagttagattgattaatatcgtttatacttttactgaataaaaatataaattatccataaaataaaaactaattttaattttatgattaggtaactgattaaattaataatgataaaaatcatccaaaatttaaaaatatattttaaagtaaaaaattagagtgattaatattgtttatagtcttagtagataaatatataaattgcctacaaaataaaaaaaaaagatttttttattacataagtaaataaaattaataaagataataagtatccaaaatctaaaatatatttttaaataaataatttagaatggtcaatatcatttatacccttaatgaataaaacataaattaaccacaaaataaaaagacgaattttattttttgattagataaattattaaaattaatattaataataattatccaaaatctaaaactatatattaaaataaaacgaacttatgttaataatattattttaataaatatatattatttttatttcaatatataagtattgatccaactattactttttgtaagtaaattttttattgtttatttttaaatagtatagatgagcaaaatatatgtaatggaaaatataaacaatggaaaagaaatggaaaatatgagcaaaatataagtaaaaataagtgTACAAAAAGTGATAACAAAAGTATaagatttgaaaatcaaaaatatttttagtatgttagtgttttcaaaactttaatacaataataagtatagatattttaataaaatatataaactaataaatattcgtAAGAAAATTATGCCTGCATATGCGGGCAACACAcatattactatatataatttaaataatcatctatataatgaatatttataatttgacataaaactatatagtttatataattttgatattattgtaatataaaaatttataatataataaagtgtataattaatttatataataaaattgtatataaattatttatatatttgatacaactatgtaatatatatatataaatttaaagtatttattatatatatatagatagtttatgatatgataaaaaaattatgatcataatactttttattaatagttttatagTAACAGTTGTTAGatttaaatatagtaataacgTAATGATTGATTactctatattatttttgaataatttatttcGGTGTTACTTAATAAcctagataatattttttattttatttaaatcaattacATAAGTTATTTTTGAGTCACCAATACATCTCATTTTAGTCCCGTTACATTTCagtgacaagaaaaaaaaagtcatgttACATTTTAGAACTTATCAAATTATAACGTCTTCAGTTAAGCATATTCTCAATTAATAGTACGATgtgaaataatttatttgtatttcattttagatatttatatatattatttattaattataaataattatttattaatttatataaatagaattattgaataatttaataatcattaaccattaaactaaataaaagttCTAAAGCATAAAacgtttgttaaaaaaatatttatattaattttgaaaaagatGCCCTTCatgttttacaaaataaaaataatgtacatagtaaataatttgaaaattttagtatttttagtttttcgataatttatagatatttttatttatattttagtataatataagattatttaaaatataataattatgtttttttaaataataatcaGTATAATacttttttgtattttagttatttttgagaacctaaaaatacagaaaaaacaaaaaaattaaaatttaaaaactaaaaaaactaaagaaaagctgataataaaaatgaaaaaacacctgaaaatcaaaatctaaaaatctaaaactaagatttaaaaactaaaaactaaaaccaaaaactagTTCAAGCATTATTGCAAAAAATAGTTTCCCTAAGTCttaggaaattaaaaaaaaaagtcttagGAAATCCATTTCGCAAAAATCTTATTggataaaaattgtttttttttatgaaaagcAAAAACTGTTATAGAAACTACAAACAGTAGAAAcctaaatcaataaataaatcaaaatatatgttcACAAACTAAcataagaaaatattacaaaaataaagcTAGATCAACAAAAActgtctttcttttttgaactTAACAAATACTGTCTTTCTCACACATTATTCACGCATTTGCCAGCTACTATTAAGAGCCTATTTCACATGATTTGGGAGCGTAGTTATCAGAAGAGGAAATGTAACCTTTACTCATAATACCGTCTGATCCAAACAACTAACCTGTAGTTCAGATGTCATCATTGTTGTTAAAGTATCTCTATTGTATTTAAACCAAATttcaatttaataataatatcttaattttaattaaatatagaCTTGTTAGGAGGGTTTTCTCATTACAGTTCTCTCCCTCTTCactatagttttttcttttttctttgtttagatGATATTGTAATTGGTAATGGAAGTGTGGTCTGACCAAATGCATTTCCTTTAACACAATTTTCATGGATTCTTTAGAGGTTAAccatctctatttttttttaaatcattgttGGTGGTTTAGAAGTCTAATTACTtatttagaggaaaatatagaagaatattattttttgtctcTACATTTAGATGTGAAAATagtatatctctatattttagaaaaattatattacCACCTCTATAATAAAGATTCTCTATTTTAggaaaaaatatagagataaaaaCGAGGGATAATTTTCCGGTTTAGGAACCACAATTAGCACTTCGTCGGTTGGCGGTCCTTGTTCATAATAAAAtgagttttgaaaaaaaaatgaaatacagAAATCAAGGGAAGGAAAAAGACAAAACGGCTGCGTATGATGACTCGCATCGGGGAGAAACAAAACGACTCTCACTCATACGTTAGTTATATCACTCTCATGATCATCATCGAACCAAACGCTTAAacctctttttctctttctcttctctcatcGTCGCTAATCATGGAGCCGCGTCTGCTGCTTCTACTTGTGTTCTTCATCTACGGCGTTTCTCCGGTGATATCCGACGGCTCCGATCACCGTTACAAGGTCGGTGACGATGTCCCCCTTTACGCCAACAAAGTCGGCCCGTTTCACAATCCGAGGTCTGTTGCAAATCTCTCTTCAGATCTGATCTTAAATTCGTTAGCTCCGCTCCGCTCCTCTGGATTTCCGATTCAGATTTTAATCTGACATTCTTGAATGAATATCAGTAGGATTCGAGTTGTGATAGTAAGCCTTCGTCGATTGAATCAGTCAGTAGTGAATGTGTAGTGTAATCCAAATCGCCTTTGatccacctctctctctctcttagatTTGTTCATTTGGTTCTTATTAGAGTACAAAACCGGCTGTTTATCTGGTTTAATGTGTTAGTAAACCGGATACACTCACTATATAAGAATTGGTTAATATCTGGTTTAATGTGTTAGTAAACCGGATACACTCACTCTGTTATCATTTCTACACAAGTTGAATAACAGAAAGTTAGTTACGGATCATCCTTCTTCTTTCAGCTTGTTCACTAACAGTTCTTAAGCTGAGGAGGTGAGCTAATCACTAcgttttctttgtctttttgCAGTGAAACATACCGATACTTTGATTTACCATTTTGTTCTTCAGGTACGTACGTACGGATGCTTAATTGCTTTGTTTCATTGGTCAATTCTTGTGATTCATTCTAaggcacatatatatatattttttcttacagCTCCTGTTAAGGAAAAGAAGGAAGCTCTCGGTGAAGTTCTCAATGGAGATCGGTTAGTCACTGCTCCTTACAGACTTGAGTTTTTGGGTGAGAAGGACTCTCAAGTCGCGTGCAGAAAGAGGTTGAGTAGAGAAGACGTTGCTCAGTTCCGAAATGTGATCTCCAAAGACTACTACTTTCAGATGTATTACGATGACTTGCCCATCTGGGGTTTCCTGGGGAAAGTTGTCAAGGACGTGGACGGCAAATCTGACCCGTCCGAGTACAAATATTATCTCTTCAATCACCTGCAGTTTGAGATTTTCTACAACAAGGACCGTGTTATTGAGATTATTGTGAAAACTGACCAGAGCTTCCTTGTGGACTTGACTGAGGACAAGGAAGTCGAAGTTGATTTCACTTACACAGTTCGGTGGAAGGAAACAGAAATTCCTTTCGAGAAGAGGATGGAGAAATACTCGCTCGCTTCTTCAATGCCACATCACTTGGAGATCCATTGGTTCTCGATTATTAACTCATGTGTCACTGTTCTTCTCTTGACTGGTTTCCTTGCAACGATTCTCATGAGAGTCTTGAAGAATGATTTTGTTAAGTAAGCTATTAGCTAGAGTTCATTAGATAATTGGATTTTTCAATATATAGACTAGCTTACCCTATAGGCTTTTGTACTTAATAGGTATTCACATGATGAAGAGGCCGCTGATGACCAAGAAGAGACTGGGTGGAAATTGCTCCATGGTGATGTATTTAGGTTCCCAAAACACAAATCCCTGCTGGCTGCAGCCCTTGGTTCTGGCACACAACTGTTTACACTGTACGTGTGTTATAGTGCGCTTCCTGGCATGCTATTGTCTTTTCACTCTGTAACACACAtcttcttttttcatttatatgcAGGGCTGTTTTCATATTTATGCTTGCATTAGTCGGTGTCTTTTATCCTTACAACCGTGGAGCATTGTTTACTGCATTGGTTGTCATATATGCACTCACTTCAGGGATTGCCGGATATACTGCTTCTTCTTTCTATTGCCAGCTCGAAGGAACTAACTGGGTACGTATTGATGCCAGTTAATAGGTTTTTGTTAATAAAGTAGCCTAGCCAGAAAGTACTGTGGTCAATTTGGTTTAGCATTCAACACCAACTTTACATTAACCTGTGAAGTCAGGAGGTTATCATGAGTCCTTAACTACCTCTTATATCCGGTAGATATGCGTGCATCATACTTATGATTAAGTTGGGGTCTGGCCTTACATGCCATACGAGAtgattagattttttaaatactgtGTTTTGGTTCACAGTTCTGGACATCCATTTTTATCAGTTTGAGGAAAACCTATGGTTCATCGAGTGTTTCTTGTTCGCAATTGCAACTGGTTCATATATTCTGTATTGGCGTTCAATAGATTGATTAAGAATGATTGTCTTGGCAGGTTAGGAATGTTATGGTGACTGGAAGCCTTTTCTGTGGACCTCTTTTACTCACTTTCTCCTTCCTTAATACCGTTGCGATTGCTTACCAAGCCACTGCAGCGTTGCCTTTCGGGACAATTGTTGTTATTTTCCTCATATGGGCACTGGTTACCTCTCCACTGTTAATATTGGGAGGTATCGCCGGGAAGAATAGAAAATCCGAGTTTCAAGCTCCTTGCCGTACCACAAAATACCCAAGAGAGATCCCACCGATGCGCTGGTACAGAAGAACACTTCCGCAGATGGCTATGGCTGGTTTTTTGCCGTTCAGTGCCATTTACATCGAGCTCTACTACATATTTGCGAGTGTTTGGGGTCACAGAATATACACCATCTATAGCATTCTGTCTATCGTCTTCCTCATTCTCGTCATAGTCACTGCTTTCATCACGGTTGCATTAACATACTTCCAGCTTGCTGCCGAAGACCATGAGTGGTGGTGGAGGTAATGTTTTGTTTTCCATTACTCATCTTGATATTGTTGTGGTAACAATACTTGATTCTCTGCAATACATGATAGGTCAATGATTTAGTTTGTCTAATCTTTCTGTGCATCTGACTCTAATTTGTTTTCTTGAAGATCATTGCTATGCGGGGGATCAACAGGCGTATTCGTATACGCATACTGCTTGTATTACTACTATGCAAGATCGGATATGACAGGGTTCATGCAGACCTCATTCTTCTTCGGCTACATGGCATGCATTTGTTACGGATTCTTCCTTATGCTCGGGGCAGTTGGATTCCGTGCATCCCTTTTCTTTGTCCGTCACATCTACCGCTCCATAAAGTGCGAATAAGAATTGAAGATTCTTCATCTCTTTTAAGTACTCCTCTCTACTGGTGTAGGTAAAACACATTAGTTTCTGTTCATGTGTTGTCTTTGGCTTGTTGAGTTACAAGTTCGTTGCTTAATGGTTCACTTTTAACTTTTGATGGTTTTGTCATAACAGCGATGTTGGATGCGGCCGAGGGCCATCGATCCTGTGAAGTtgtccagttttttttttttttgaggtaattttcattttcttatctTTTGTTTATGTTGTATTCTCTCTTGTGGGATCTTGTCCTTGAGAATGATAGTGAGACGGTAAGAAAGAACATTTCAAGGTTCACTTGGATTTGTAGATTGATCGACATACAAGTTGCCCATTCATGCACATCTGCAGTCAATTGCTATTATAATGATGATCGCTATTCTCTAGATTGTTGTTCGGAACCCGAACCAGAACCGACCTAAAAATAGAGGTTTTGTGTTCGGTCTGAATCTATGCTTAAGCACCTATTGTCTTTTTCATTTTGGATACACGAGTTTCAGTTCGGGTTAGAACTCGATACCCGaaacatccaaaatattatgtatatattatatatatttgtattacaagtattttctttttagttatgGGTCTGGGGCTTTTATTATAGTTCCAGATTTTGGTTagattttcaaatatatgtttttggatttttgggtCTTTGGTTCTTGTTTGGTTCCCTGGTTCTTGTTTCGGGTAAAATTTCATGTATTTTTGGctatttgaatattttgagtATTTCTCGAATTTTGGGTATTTTCCAGGTTTTAGGTACGTAAAACCTGGTtggattactttttttttgtgggatTGAAAAGTTCCATCAAAACTTTTCTGTGTGTGaggtatttttcttttggttggaTTATCGATGATGCAGAAGCATCATCTTCACACTTAGCGACCGTCTTCGTTGTGACGTCGCCCCTTATTGCAGAAACCTTGGCGATGCGAAAAGCCATAACTTCTGCTCTCGACAAAGggatcatctctctctcttcatttACTCAGACTCTCAGGTTCTCATCAAGCTTTTGAAGTCTATGGAAAGAAACATTGAGATCGCAGTACCCCTTATCGATATCTATCTCCTATCTACTAGCTTTATTGTTATCCAGTTTAAGTATTTTTCTAGAGTTAACATGGCTAAGGCAGTAGCCAATCATGAACTTTCTGTAATATTACTAGTTTGATCTTTAATGAAtgcagtttcacaaaaaaaggTACGTAAGTCCTTTTCAGAGTTCTAAATACTCAAATCGAATTGGCCCGAATTTGCTATGTACACGAGAACaacatatattttacatatattttaattaggGATCTGATCATCTGAACTATCCAAAACTAAAAAGTCTAaactgaaaatttttaaatatcctGTAGGACTTAAATGTTTAGGACTGGAAAATCCATATCATATATAAAAACCAGCTCAAACTTGATCCGAGGATTCGAATACACATGTCTATAGTTAAAAACGGCCATTTCCAGTAAATCTCACAagtattttaaagaaatttagTTTAACAAATTAACTCAAAATGAAAAGATAAAACATGGAAAGTCCGTTGACAAAGGTGAATCAACCTAAACTTGCTTTTACACTGTCTATATGAAAACAAATCAGATTCCATCTGTTTCTTAAGCAAAATCTCCTCAGCTAGTAAGGAGCCAAAGCTTTTATCATCGTTTTCGTACATCGGacataaagaataaaaataaagtataaaaaactcaaaaatcaGAATCAGTAATGGATCGAAAGCTTAGCATAAGTCTTTTTGAATGAGGTCATTTCAAACCCAAAAATCAGAAACAGTAATGAATCGAAAGCTTAGCATGTCTTTTTGAATGAGGTCATTTCAAACCCAAAAATCAGAAACAGTAATGGATCGAAAGCTTAGCATAAGTCTTTTTGAATGAGGTCATTTCAAGCGAATAAAAGACTCCAAAATAAATCATGGACgttcagttatttttttttttcggttcaCTTTGGATAACTCTGTTAAGAACGGAAAATAGATGATAAAATTTTGGTTCCAATTTGGTTCTGATTTTTTGGATAATTTAGGATAATTAgataaaaattagattattGTGATTAAATATCTATAATTCAGGTAAATTTAAATACTTCACATAAGAGTTAATCTGGTAATTTggataactttaaaatatttcgaataaaaaatatttgataatttggttttttgaatagtttggttttaatagtatttaaaaaggtattttgtaaaatttaaactaaatataattaatatgagatatataaattatattttaggtATTCATGTATATATGGTTCGATTTTGATTCTTTTTCAGATTTGGTTTTCTATATGTAGCATGATTTTCCCTAAAAAAGGATTTTCctaaaaatagaattattttCAGAATAAAATAGATGTAGAAACTGAAATCTGAATTATGAATTAACAAACTTATTAATGAGATGAGAGAAAAAAATCtgtgaaacaagaaaaaaaatcagaaattgaGGATACAGAGAAGGAGacgttgttttttttaataaatagtttatgatataataaaaattgataatttaaagcttcctttaaaaaatcttttttttttaaatgccattactttaaacataaataaattagaaattgAGAAATATTTAGATTGGAAAATTGTGTAGCTTTCATAagtgtatttatatatacataagtgtatttttcagaaaaaaataggCAATGgtatagtttttaaattaaaattttattggagTGTATTTCTCCAAAGCTTTTCTATAATTTATCCCATTCACACTTTTACCGTCCATGACTAGTGTGTCTACGATTTctataaatgtaaaattatattaagatttatatgaaaatagatGTCAAAATATagagaataaaatataaaatttattatattgaaattatttaattatattttttagtttcaaGAAATAAGCAAATAAAGAAACAATAGGTAAACTAGTAATAATAAAAGTATTAAGtcaactaaacaaaaaaagcaCAACTAAATGTCTGTATTCACTATAGACATAAGGTATTCTCTTCCTAAAACTCATCGGACTCAATGAAAATGCTCCCCAAAGAGATTGCGTTTTACcgtataaagaaaaacaataaaatgcTTATAGAATAATGCActcaatattttcttaaattttctcATGTGACTGTAGCAAATATTCCTTCAACAAATTTTCATTCTCCAAAATGAATGTTTGGCTCCTTAACTTCCAAGATACGGTAAATTCAgcttcatttcatttttttcaagtCAACTACTCAGCTTTAGCTCGGCTTGATATAGTTCGCCCTACCTGTTCCTCTTGCACTTCCGATTGATACAAACTGTAGAACTAGACATCTTCAATATACTACTCACAGTGCCGGTCCAATGTTTTTGGACGTCCTAAGAAGttttaataaattgtatttttatgtttttataattactcacattaaaattataaaataaataaattttgtttaatagcTTTTAAATCTTCactaaaaaaactttaaaaagtatgttatttatttcagaaatttaaaaacagaaagCTAACTAAAGCCACAGTAAagaaaagtcatttattaataaacta
Protein-coding regions in this window:
- the LOC130502651 gene encoding transmembrane 9 superfamily member 4, translating into MEPRLLLLLVFFIYGVSPVISDGSDHRYKVGDDVPLYANKVGPFHNPSETYRYFDLPFCSSAPVKEKKEALGEVLNGDRLVTAPYRLEFLGEKDSQVACRKRLSREDVAQFRNVISKDYYFQMYYDDLPIWGFLGKVVKDVDGKSDPSEYKYYLFNHLQFEIFYNKDRVIEIIVKTDQSFLVDLTEDKEVEVDFTYTVRWKETEIPFEKRMEKYSLASSMPHHLEIHWFSIINSCVTVLLLTGFLATILMRVLKNDFVKYSHDEEAADDQEETGWKLLHGDVFRFPKHKSLLAAALGSGTQLFTLAVFIFMLALVGVFYPYNRGALFTALVVIYALTSGIAGYTASSFYCQLEGTNWVRNVMVTGSLFCGPLLLTFSFLNTVAIAYQATAALPFGTIVVIFLIWALVTSPLLILGGIAGKNRKSEFQAPCRTTKYPREIPPMRWYRRTLPQMAMAGFLPFSAIYIELYYIFASVWGHRIYTIYSILSIVFLILVIVTAFITVALTYFQLAAEDHEWWWRSLLCGGSTGVFVYAYCLYYYYARSDMTGFMQTSFFFGYMACICYGFFLMLGAVGFRASLFFVRHIYRSIKCE